TCTGCAGCCTTTTTCTCTTCCGTGTGAAAACAATATTAGTGACATAGCAAATGACACTTAGAATAATATTgtgtaactagccgttttctcgcggtttcacccgcgtcccgtggtaactactgcccgtaccgggataaaatatagcctatgttactcgtggataatgtagctttataacggtgaaagaatttttataaaatcggtccagtagtttttgagcctattcattacaaccaaacaaacaacaaagttttcctctttataatattagtatagatgattaatataaactggaagctgactcGATTTAGGTATATGGAACTAGTGTTTTTTCCCGCGTTTTCACTCGCGTCAAGTGGAAACTTCTGCTTCAGATGAAACATAAAGAACAGtataatttctcaaatcggttcaatacaTAATTTCGGAGCCTATAgtgaataaacaaacaaaaaaatcctctttattatattacctagtATTGAAGATAGATTTTACAGGACAGATGCAGAAATCTCAGTGAAATTACGCCCATGTTGCGAAGCTGGGTGCGTTAGCTAGTCAATAAGCCTTAAAGACCTAGTGGCAGCAGATTTCAGGGGTTGATAACTCTATTTGAGAGGgtaaaaatctaaaaagttGACTGGTTTTTCAATAAGAATGTGTTTAAACGGAAGTTGAAAGAACACTATCTTTCCTCTCTGTCGTCGATGcatttagtaggtatttattgtatgtatttacatacaataaatactATGTATTTAAGTAGTTCTCAGTGATTCTATATtggttatattttctttctttttacactgtctatatgtacctatctcttttattctaactctcccataacgggcctgctggaagaaatttcttttgagataaactgttaaattaattattcttgtttgtgtttttatgtgtacataaactgttaaataaataaataagaagtagTCGTTAAATAGCCTATTAACATAGCCTTCCATACATGACATAGTCTGCCTAGCCTTCATAAACTACGagcaatgaaaatataataaacataggATTGCTCGAGTTATATGAAAGTAGTAGTACAATGACACATAGACAAGTAAAATTGCTGAAATAGACGCCTTCGCTATGGACGTGCATGTTAATTTTGATGCTGTTTCTCGAAGCGAAACAATAATTCACTAAATGTAACACATTTTGGTCTCCATGGTAAGACCTATGTTAAGTTTTTACCCTTTGCACTATGCAGGCTTACAAAATTACCCtcaatttctcagggtttctgTCATTAGCGCTTGGGTCTGATAAATAGGAACATCTGGGAAGTAGGTAtaacatttcaaataaaacttttttttacaaaaaatagaaaTCGACTTCAAGCAATACTGggtcaaaataaaacttttcacgAGGCTCTAGAAATCGATGGAAAATTCTTGAAAAATGCAGAAGTCCCTACCAGTATGAAAAAATATGCCCAAACACACGTTAGAGCTACTTTCAGCTACACTTTGTCTCTATTATCAGGTTGAATATTGTAGTCATAACATATTTCGGTATAAAgatctcgtcaatacgaatgaAATGAGCCCAAACACTTGGTAGTTGCTATATACAGATGCGGAGTTCCCTCAACTTTctgtcgtctccatcatcaggtaagatCCAAACCTTCACGGCCATACAGTCATCCTATATAACACTGATATCAAGTTTGTAtccgatgcgtgcctacaatgttcaagagttgccctcgactTCTCAGGGTGTCCATCACCAGTTCCTGACAATGGTATCCAATTGCTAGCATACCTACCCTTCCAcataaagaaagtttttttcaaatcgattcaggcGTCTTCGAGAAATTAAGTAAGAGAAAAAAGGGCgacttgagaacctcctccttttttgaagtcttaaaaattgtacctaactacgaatttttattacataaaatattcctGGTCCAACGTTCAACAATTTATTCATTCGTATTACTTATTCAGTCAATAAAAGTATCCCATACGgattttctattataaataaactacaggCTTACAAGCCTGTAATGCCTAAGTATTATTTAAAGACATAAAAATACACCAACATCATAATCACTGGTTTATGGTAGGTGGTAGGTGGGTAGGATACGCGGTATTATCCTAAATAATAGacttaaatatgtttaatttctatacattttaattaataagggCTGTATTTTAGAAACCGTAATATATTTGATAACTACCGAGACGTCTTATGTTGAATTTCATGGGTAGCTAAGCGGATGACTCTGTAAAAGCTAGTCATAtcgttaaaaatatacataattgttTAAGTAGGTACGCTAGATATCTAAAAGATTGATTGATATTAAGATTATTGTTTGGCGAATAAATTCTTTAGTAGTGCGTTGTTTTTTGCGTAGGCCTTTAGCTACCTATAGACATGTCGAAATGGTCAGGCGTAACGCGTTCCGAGCTGTCCGGCGTAGCGTCCTTGCCGATGGTTTCACCAACTGCAACCCGCAAATCTAATGATATAAAATGCTGTCACAGGCAGTTTACTGACAGTTCAGTCCAAGTATccaaatacataacaaataaggaagtaaaacaataacaatgagGTCGCTAGTCGCCCTTGCCGTGCTAGCATGTGTTGTAGTCGTTTCTACGGGTCGAGAAGTGGAGCAGGAAGACTTGGTGGCTGCAGCCAGCCATCACGGTCACCACCACGAAGAAGGCGGCGGCAAGGAGCACCACGCTCACCATCACCACGAACACGGTGAAAAAGGACACAAAGGTCATAAAGGACATCATCACCACCACAAGGGGGAAAAAGGACACCATGGCAAACACCACCATGAGGGACACCACCACGAACACGGCGGCCATCATAAGAAACACTGGGATGAACATGACCACCACGGCAAACACCATGAGCATGGACACCACCACAAGGGCGGCAAGCACCACCACAAGAAACATCACGATAAGGGAGAGGAAGTAGAGGGTTACCACAAGAAGTACCACAAGGACGAGTACCACAAGGACCATCACTTTTACGATGACCACCACAAGGAAGGCAAGCATCACAAACATGGCCACCACCACGGACACCACGAGAAACATGGTGGACATCACAAGAAGGGAGGTCATCATCATTCCGGCCACCATGAAGGCCACCACGGCAAACACGGCCATCACGACAAGCATCATTATGACGAGGACCACAAGGGACACAAGGGACACCACGGACACGAAgaacaccaccaccaccaccatgaTCACGGCAAGAAGGGAGGCCACGAGGACCACAAACATTGGGGATTCCACCACGGCAAGCACTGATATTATTACTGTTAAGATTATGTTACTGaatattttgttacttaatGCATTAcctctttgtaaataaaataagccaatttaaaacattgtttttcattCTTTTCTACTTTCCAACTGAAACCCATAAGCTAGTCTGCACGACCAATTCCAATCCAACAAATCAATAAGTGCCACAATAATTAGCAGTCGATCTAACGGAACTAATTCAGTTTAACCATAACATGATGTCGTCACTGCCGTCGTCGCCGCGCCGTCACAGAACCATTCATCCAGAAATCTGCAGCAACGGTTGCCCAACCACTCTGTAATCGACAACAGATGAAAGCTATCTAATCTATAAATTCAAAGTGCGGAAACTGTTTTGACACTGTTATTTTAGCTTTGGCGACGGCTACGTCTTTAGTCGAGCCAGGCAAAGTAAgttggttattatttttataaaccaagtaaaaacatatttattgatACTTATTGGTGATatggtttttaaaaataacatttgatttttttcaGCCATGAGGCTCCTTTTTGTAATAGAGCTTCTAGCATGCGTGGTGCTAGTCGCACACGCTCGGAATGTAGCCAATGTCAAGGGCGAAAAAGATGTCGCAGCTGAAACCGTAGCTGAGATAAAAGCAGCACCTACGGGCAGCGACTTGTCAGCGGCTGGCAGCGAACCCGCCGATCAAGCGCTGGCGGGTACCGAACACAAGAAAGCTAAGGACAGCCACCACGAGCAAGGTGGTGGCCATGAACACCACGCCCATCACCACGAGGAACATGGCGATAAAGGTGATAAGGGATACAAGTCACATCATCATCACGACAAAGGCGAACATGGGCACCATGCTAAACACCACCACGAAGGACATCACGACGAACACGGGGGGCACAAGAAAAAGCACCACGATGAACACGACCACCACGGAGAACATCACGAAGCCGCGCACGGCCACAAAGGAGGAAAATTCGGTCACAAAAAAGGCCACAAGAAGGGGTCTAAAACTACCGGTTTCCACCACAAATCTCACAAAGACGAATACCACAAGGAACACAAGTTCTACGACGACTTCCACAAGGGCGGTCACCATCACAAACATGGAGACTTCCACGGTCACCACGACAAGAAAGGAGGTCACCACAAGAAAGGCGGTCACCATGAGAAGGGTCATCATGAGAAACACCATGGTAAGAAAGGACATCACGACAAGGGACATTACGACGAAGACCACAAAGGACATAAGGGCCATCACGGCCACGAGGAACATTTCGCACACCACCATGACCACGGCAAGAAGGGAGGACACGCCGGCGGCAAGGAACATGGTTACAGTCATGCAAAGAAATCCTAAAGAGTCATTGACATATCcgtttaattatttgttaaattatgtcgttgttttttattattgttacgtTTTTCAACAGTCAATGTATTTTAAAGTATGCGTAagacaataatttatattaaaattcgatTCAAAGTGTCTGGTCTCATTTTTTAAAACGTAATATGCAGTGCTTATGGTGGGGCGTAACCCGTTTAATAAATCGAATCGAATCGGATAGACTCCGgatttaaatcattatttcactgttaggaagctacactaccTGTGCTGAACATGAGCTGTATGTATTATCCGGTACAGGAAGTTTTCCCGGCACGCGGGTGAATCCGCGTGAAACAGCTAgatttaataaataggtaggaCAGAGAGTAGATaataaatagattataatttaattacaagcTGAATATCAGCTAAGAATCTAAGAAGCCGAAAAATAAGGATAGGTGAATGTTTAAAACTAGTGAACGTACTTTGATGACACTTTACGGCTTTACCGTACCCGCAGAAATACTCAGAATAAGATAAGTTTCTTTTGTCGGGGGCAAGTAGGTAGCTCCCcaaaaacgaaattaaaattgaatcatTTACATCATACTGCCCTAAACTACATATATTGCTGCGATGTCCGCGAGCGGCATACGCTGCACGTCCATGCATTGTGGCCGAGTGCTCGTCGCCACGTTGAGTTACGTTGTGTTTGTTGCATACCGTGCCCGTCAGAGGCGCAACCTCGTCATTTGGAATTGATCCCTCACAACGTCCTTACTTTTaagataataaataggtacttacacaaTTATGAAGTATGAAAGTCaaataatatatacatacatttgtaattttaacaataaaatttactaGATACATGAAAATTCAgatagataacatttttattttggtacaataagattttttgtgtaataaatgAAATCAAGTAGACAACTGGACAAAAACGAGTTATAACCTATCACTATTACCTGGTGGTGGAGGCAATCAGAGCAAGAAATTACACAACagttctattttaaaatttattcaatACAAAGTTGCATAAGATTTACAACAAAGCCATCAGTGGAGCAAGATGGTCAAATTCAATCTTCTCAGTAATgttctttgttttaatattttcatcttGGTTAGCAATGAAAATGAGGTTTCCATCATCTCTCCATCCATATTTTTTCACCCAGTGTTTCAAAGTCAcatctaaaataaaatccaaaattaatgttttgctTACTTAGGCACATAATACATAACTTGAGTAAGAGCAAGAAAGATGATGTAAAGTTTATGATCTCACTCACTATTTCAAACAGAGAACAGTGTTGACAAAAGGTAATTTACAAGAACTGGTAAAAGGTATAagatatttaatattgtaacaGGTTTTCTCGTACTTTTTTTCTAAAGGATTTCTTTGTTTCACATGtggttttaaataagtatttgtatTGCATTGTACTCTTATTCAAttctttttaacattattttttatgttctatAAAAAAGAACCCTTATGgaaaacttaacaataaataacatagataaCAGCATTGTACTGACCATCAATGCCTCCAAGTAGGTTCGCCAGATTGTTCTTATCAATGGTCTGGAATGTAATGCCAACTACATGGCACACAAACTTCCTGATGGAGTCATGGAAACCACTGATACGGTTGCAAAGTTCTGGCATCTGGTGAACTCTATTCCAAAACTGTGCAAAATCACACTGCTCCAAAATATCAGCCAGATATTTGATTTGGGATATTGTCTCATTTTCCAcctaaaaaattaagttttaaataaaaaaatacttattgtgTGTGTTCCTTGATTGTTCCTTTGGATtcaaaagtattaatttatgataATGTCAGTTATAACACTCTCACAGCTAACAAGCTTGGCCAATGTATACAAAATTTAAGACAATTACCAACAATGCATgattaaaatacagtttttttttttattatagagcTTTTGCCAAACAAAATACTGTATGCCAAAGCTAAATAAACAGGTTCTTTTCTTAGGATGGATATGGAATATAGGATATTTATTAGGGGATATGGAGACCtagatataacattttttttgaagaaaaatctTTTGGCAAACTTACCACAGACTCAAGAAGCAGGCATTTACACAAAGTAAAGTCAGTATGTGGGAAATTGGTCAAAGCTTTCAAAAGAATCTGGCATGTGATGTCAGCATTAAACTTCTCTGGGTTAAATTGATAAAGTTTTAATACTGCCAGATTTGCTTCCAAGTCGTATGTATTCTCTCGTGACTGCATTTCAACATACCTCTCCAAAGTCTGAAGATTTGCTGGATTATACCTAAAAACATAAGCAAACACACATATGTTACTAACCAATTGTGAAAGAAGCTCTGTCTACAATACTTCTTCAGTAATATGgctgaaacaaatgaatttgaatttagCAGGAATACtgataatataataaggaaGAGAAATACTCAGTTGTAAGAGAAATATGAGATCGCCGGGCCAAACAGGACGCATTATTTTAGAAGATGTTTCACATACAATAGTTTTTCCATTTTGGAATTTAAGTCTTTACATTATGAAATTAAGGGAATTAATCCTGGTAAGTGTCTTTAGCagcaataaaactataaacctCTGTCTAACCGCTTTCAATGTCTTTATGGGGTAGGGCTATTACCAATGGGGTAAGGTTATATATCTTACTTAACTGAACACTGCCTCACCTTTCGATACTTTTAAGTATGGTTGCAACGGTTTGCTTCATTGTCTCCGCCATTTTACGGGCTTGTGGGATCTCACTTAACTTTGGCGAAATAAATAAGCCTTACAGAAAATATCACTATAAGCGTGGCATCAAGAAGCAATTACAAAAAGGACGGTTTGACAGCTGACAGTCACTTGACAGTGACACTGAAACCATAGGCATCGACACTTTGccataaagaaaaatagaatagaatcttGTTTATGCCAGTGCCAGGTCCTGCACGATGCCTGCACGTTCTATTGAAGGttactaaaaacataaaaatcagCAATGGGAGGTTGTATTTTTGCCTCCACGACAGGGTGTGCGCTTTAACATctacagtatttttaaaaaaatcatctttAATTTCGTTATGAACAGTTATTACTATGGTTATTACCagcttattacttttttatttgatatgaGACAGTGACAATACTGGTCTGTGACAGTGACATTGCTGACAGAGATAGACAGACAAGACGAGACGACAGCATTTACCAGCTTCAATGCTTTTTCAATTTGCTTTTGATTGTTTTTGTGACTGTAGAAGTTATTGAAAACTTTATGTTGTGATGCTTGTCACGATTATATTCCTCAAGAAGAGACGGTGACCTAAAAAGACTATTAAAAAGTGTGAAATAGTATTTTACTGTAATTAAACAAACGCGTCGGAGAGACATTTAAAAATTCTCACATAACTGCTTTAATATCAGTGATAATACCTACTAAAACAAGCCAAAATGGATCAAATGCTACCCAGTCCGTACAACATACCTGGCATAGGTACGCCTTTACATCAACCAGAAGAGGACCAACAGATCTTGCCAAATGCTATGCAGCAACAGCATCAgcatcaacaacaacaacagcagcaCTCCCTGGCCGCGATGGGCTCGTCACCGCTCGTGGGCTTCGGCTCATCGTTGATGGGAACGCCGCAAAGATCAGTTCATACCTATGCGCCGGCCGCTAGCTATGCTACACCTCAGCAAATGATGCAGCCTCAAACaccagtaattttattattattattcgtaTTTCTTGCATAATAACTAAGCACTCATATTTGCTAGTTTTACAGTTTGAAATTTGCACACCTAGTAAATTTTAAACCACAGAATAACATAATACCATATATCTTCACAGCAAAACTTGATGTCTCCAATGATTACAAGTGGCAGTTTGGCTGGCCAGCCAATGCTAAGCCAAGCCAGTCCTGCaccaatgacaccaatgactccACACTCTGCTGACCCTGGCATTTTGCCACAGTTACAGTAAGTCATACTTGTATATTATGTACCAATTTACATTAATACTTACTACTTATCATTCTGATCTGAATCAAATAgtctgtattatattataagtatttttaagtaatcTTTCTTATAACTTTTATAAGATAGTTGATCAAAAgccactatttatttttttcagaaatattgtGTCAACAGTAAACCTTAATTGTAAGttagatttaaaaaagattGCTCTTCATGCAAGAAATGCAGAATATAATCCAAAGAGATTTGCAGCAGTTATTATGAGAATAAGAGAACCAAGAACTACTGCACTGATATTTTCATCAGGAAAAATGGTTTGCACAGGAGCCAAAAGTGAAGAAGACTCCCGTCTAGCAGCAAGAAAATATGCTAGGATTATACAAAAGCTTGGTTTTACTGTAAGTATGAATATGTTGTTAAAGATCATTGACTCTGCTTTCCTATCAGACAGTAAAATATACAGTAAAATATGTGAAAAGTCTTatatagggtcatttcgcctgttcgcgaccatcgcccagttcgcgtccattttgccgatctccttttaaaaaacttcgaaaacaagataattaacacaccaatcaaacgaaagatcattaccgctaatacgttaatgtataagaggcacgcacagatagacaaaagttctgtgcgtccaaccaatccttttagaaaaaataattagtctaggctcttcaacaagaaagcgcaaacacgttgaattttagataaaaattagtgtgcagcggcgtgtttgatggtaagttttatattgttttatgtgaattttaggatagatagctatttctacagtttaatgatgaataaaggtataatgttttttatgaat
This genomic window from Helicoverpa armigera isolate CAAS_96S chromosome 13, ASM3070526v1, whole genome shotgun sequence contains:
- the LOC110371663 gene encoding eukaryotic translation initiation factor 3 subunit K, translated to MAETMKQTVATILKSIERYNPANLQTLERYVEMQSRENTYDLEANLAVLKLYQFNPEKFNADITCQILLKALTNFPHTDFTLCKCLLLESVVENETISQIKYLADILEQCDFAQFWNRVHQMPELCNRISGFHDSIRKFVCHVVGITFQTIDKNNLANLLGGIDDVTLKHWVKKYGWRDDGNLIFIANQDENIKTKNITEKIEFDHLAPLMALL
- the LOC110371658 gene encoding TATA-box-binding protein, translating into MDQMLPSPYNIPGIGTPLHQPEEDQQILPNAMQQQHQHQQQQQQHSLAAMGSSPLVGFGSSLMGTPQRSVHTYAPAASYATPQQMMQPQTPQNLMSPMITSGSLAGQPMLSQASPAPMTPMTPHSADPGILPQLQNIVSTVNLNCKLDLKKIALHARNAEYNPKRFAAVIMRIREPRTTALIFSSGKMVCTGAKSEEDSRLAARKYARIIQKLGFTAKFLDFKIQNMVGSCDVKFPIRLEGLVLTHGQFSSYEPELFPGLIYRMVKPRIVLLIFVSGKVVLTGAKVREEIYEAFDNIYPILKSFKKQ
- the LOC126054497 gene encoding histidine-rich glycoprotein-like — encoded protein: MRSLVALAVLACVVVVSTGREVEQEDLVAAASHHGHHHEEGGGKEHHAHHHHEHGEKGHKGHKGHHHHHKGEKGHHGKHHHEGHHHEHGGHHKKHWDEHDHHGKHHEHGHHHKGGKHHHKKHHDKGEEVEGYHKKYHKDEYHKDHHFYDDHHKEGKHHKHGHHHGHHEKHGGHHKKGGHHHSGHHEGHHGKHGHHDKHHYDEDHKGHKGHHGHEEHHHHHHDHGKKGGHEDHKHWGFHHGKH
- the LOC110371568 gene encoding histidine-rich glycoprotein, with product MRLLFVIELLACVVLVAHARNVANVKGEKDVAAETVAEIKAAPTGSDLSAAGSEPADQALAGTEHKKAKDSHHEQGGGHEHHAHHHEEHGDKGDKGYKSHHHHDKGEHGHHAKHHHEGHHDEHGGHKKKHHDEHDHHGEHHEAAHGHKGGKFGHKKGHKKGSKTTGFHHKSHKDEYHKEHKFYDDFHKGGHHHKHGDFHGHHDKKGGHHKKGGHHEKGHHEKHHGKKGHHDKGHYDEDHKGHKGHHGHEEHFAHHHDHGKKGGHAGGKEHGYSHAKKS